One part of the Rutidosis leptorrhynchoides isolate AG116_Rl617_1_P2 chromosome 1, CSIRO_AGI_Rlap_v1, whole genome shotgun sequence genome encodes these proteins:
- the LOC139843776 gene encoding uncharacterized protein: MDDRSLSTSLQKRGIFPLPANSKLSNTNNNYRSPISEIVFTQNNINAQSSFTANNDPAKIARSKRKEHLELKRRQSEHSVLQTSKNNTSANKGVETVVSNTITGTNCLHSRTPVNLDNHFNKSSFAGQNIICNTSVSNKGKEINSIATFINHTHSPSTVSIQELLPTTPSSGTQSNSNAGSVTHNVPHDVQSMSTILTASQKSFINRQERKNILFLKRKKTVTPLSVPNITISKRSQQSKSYRSRRKQIVRQLKSGRPRKRYDIDPICFDLDEPSTSGVNQLRITGISNEYCDEGDQSYTCSACGAKLWLRETLRGRATKGLRGSFSMCCLKGKIVLPEFTKDPPKLLYDLYSNKHPKSKHFLDNVRQYNMVFAFTSMGGKVDNSVNKGKGPYTFRIRGQNCHRMGGLVPKNGDTPKYSQLYIYDTANESANRKNSIGGTKGNQPASSKYSLDDELIKDLMELLDNINPLAKIYRMARDRFEETKNNDFKIKLIARRSGDGRNYNLPTVDEVAALVVGDIDMEFDKRDIVVESQKDGLKRISELHPHYLALQYPLLFAYAEDGYRPDIFHKGADSNTKRKKKRVTMREFFAYKIQDRSIPTIAHLARKLHQQLLVDAYTMIESERILYIRKNQKLLRADTFANLTVATITGDVVNSMLGNRIKLPASFTGSARYMIENYRDAMALCRVYGYPDLFITFTCNSKWPEIKRALEGTGLNAEDKPEYQARVFKMKLDRLMEDIKKNKIFGKAIADLYTVEFQKCGLPHAHICIFLDERDKLPDPEDVDKFISAEIPDKEEDPELYKLVSELMMHGPCGKDNPKCPCTDIEKKCTKNFPKPFADATSVDTEGYPIYKRRDNGRIVTKQGIDLDNRFVVPYNAWLLKKYQEHINVEWCNQIGAIRYLFKYINKGNDRVTAGVCDEDTDEIKEYYDCRYISSCEAVWRMLAFDIHQRNPTVVRLAFHLEDQQSIIFDEDDLIEDVLDRPSVNKSQFLEWMKCNQKYQSARQLTYVEFPTRFVWNKKTKLWSPRNV, encoded by the exons ATGGATGACCGATCTCTATCAACAAGTCTCCAAAAAAGGGGAATTTTTCCTTTACCAGCCAATAGTAAACTCTCAAATACAAACAACAACTACAGGTCGCCTATATCAGAGATAGTTTTTACACAAAACAACATCAATGCTCAATCTTCATTTACAG CAAACAACGACCCTGCAAAGATTGCGAGGTCCAAAAGGAAAGAACATCTGGAGTTAAAAAGACGACAATCAGAACACTCAGTATTACAAACATCAAAAAACAACACTTCAGCAAATAAAG GTGTTGAAACAGTAGTGTCAAACACCATTACTGGCACAAATTGTTTGCATTCACGTACACCGGTTAACTTGGATAACCACTTTAACAAAAGCTCATTTGCAG gtcaaaacatcatttgcaatacaTCTGTTTCCAATAAAGGAAAAGAAATTAACAGTATTGCTACATTTATCAACCATACTCATTCACCATCTACTGTTTCAATTCAAGAATTACTACCTACCACACCATCATCCGGTACTCAAAGTAATTCAAATG CTGGCAGTGTCACACACAATGTACCACACGATGTGCAATCCATGTCGACTATTCTAACTG CATCCCAAAAATCATTTATTAATAGGCAGGAAAGAAAAAACATCctgtttttaaaaaggaagaaaacag TGACACCTTTATCGGTTCCCAATATCACTATATCTAAAAGATCGCAACAGTCTaaaa GTTATCGATCAAGGAGAAAACAAATAGTTAGACAACTAAAATCTGGCAGACCACGAAAAAGGTATGACATTGACCCTATTTgttttgatttggatgaaccaagtaCTTCTGGAGTCAACCAACTACGTATTACTGGAATATCAAACG AGTACTGTGATGAAGGTGATCAATCGTATACATGCTCAGCTTGTGGTGCAAAACTTTGGTTGCGCGAAACACTAAGAGGAAGAGCAACTAAAGGTTTGAGGGGATCGTTCTCCATGTGCTGTCTAAAGGGAAAAATTGTACTGCCAGAGTTTACTAAAGACCCACCAAAACTACTTTATGATTTGTACTCCAACAAACATCCAAAGAGCAAACATTTTTTAGATAATGTTAGGCAGTACAACATGGTATTTGCATTCACGTCGATGGGTGGTAAAGTTGACAACTCGGTAAACAAAGGCAAAGGGCCGTACACTTTCCGAATCCGTGGTCAGAATTGTCATAGGATGGGTGGTTTGGTTCCGAAAAACGGAGATACACCAAAATACTCACAACTGTACATTTATGACACGGCAAATGAAAGTGCAAACAGAAAAAACTCAATCGG GGGTACAAAAGGAAATCAACCCGCTTCATCCAAATACTCGCTTGATGATGAACTGATAAAAGATCTAATGGAACTCCTGGACAATATTAATCCACTCGCGAAAATATATCGAATGGCACGAGACCGTTTTGAAGAAACGAAGAACAATGATTTTAAAATTAAGTTAATTGCTAGGAGAAGTGGTGACGGTCGTAATTACAACTTGCCTACTGTTGATGAAGTTGCGGCATTAGTTGTAGGTGATATTGACATGGAGTTTGATAAGCGTGATATTGTAGTAGAGAGTCAAAAAGATGGCCTCAAAAGAATTAGTGAGCTACATCCTCACTATTTAGCTCTTCAATATCCTTTGTTGTTTGCTTATGCCGAAGACGGATATAGGCCTGATATTTTCCACAAAGGGGCAGACAGTAATACAAAACGAAAAAAGAAACGGGTGACTATGCGTGAATTCTTTGCGTACAAAATTCAAGACAGATCCATTCCAACAATAGCACATTTGGCCAGAAAACTTCATCAACAGTTGTTGGTTGATGCTTACACAATGATTGAGTCTGAAAGAATATTATACATTAGAAAAAATCAAAAGTTACTCAGAGCAGATACCTTTGCCAACTTAACAGTCGCAACTATCACAGGTGATGTTGTTAACAGTATGTTAGGAAACAGAATTAAATTGCCTGCATCATTTACGGGTAGTGCACGCTATATGATAGAAAATTACAGAGATGCAATGGCTCTTTGCCGCGTATATGGATATCCTGACCTATTTATTACATTCACCTGTAACTCTAAATGGCCAGAAATCAAAAGAGCGTTAGAAGGGACGGGTCTTAATGCAGAGGATAAACCGGAATACCAAGCAAGGGTCTTTAAAATGAAACTTGATCGATTAATGGAAGATAtcaagaaaaacaaaatttttggAAAAGCTATTGCAG ATTTATATACGGTTGAGTTTCAAAAATGTGGATTGCCACATGCACATATATGCATATTCTTAGACGAACGTGATAAGTTGCCTGATCCAGAAGATGTAGATAAGTTCATCTCTGCAGAAATACCTGACAAAGAAGAGGATCCAGAACTATACAAACTTGTCTCCGAATTGATGATGCACGGCCCATGTGGTAAAGATAATCCAAAATGTCCATGCACAGACATTGAGAAGAAATGCACAAAAAATTTCCCAAAACCATTTGCAGATGCAACAAGTGTCGACACTGAAGGTTATCCAATTTATAAACGAAGAGACAATGGTAGAATAGTCACCAAACAAGGAATCGATCTTGATAACAGATTTGTTGTTCCATATAACGCATGGTTACTCAagaaatatcaagaacatattaacGTTGAATGGTGTAACCAAATCGGTGCTATAAGGTATTTGTTCAAGTACATAAACAAAGGGAACGATCGCGTTACTGCAGGTGTATGTGATGAAGATACCGATGAGATCAAGGAATATTATGATTGCAGATACATCTCTTCGTGTGAAGCTGTTTGGAGGATGTTGGCTTTTGACATTCATCAAAGAAACCCAACTGTTGTTCGACTAGCATTTCACTTAGAGGATCAACAATCGATCATCTTTGATGAAGACGATCTTATTGAAGATGTCCTGGATAGACCATCCGTTAATAAGTCTCAGTTTTTAGAATGGATGAAGTGTAATCAAAAATACCAATCTGCACGCCAACTCACATATGTAGAATTTCCAACAAGATTTGTTTGGAACAAAAAAACAAAACTTTGGTCACCACGAAATGTTTAA